From the genome of Lentisphaera araneosa HTCC2155, one region includes:
- a CDS encoding sulfatase family protein produces the protein MNQFLRKLVLLSTFVAASLTAAEKPNILIIFTDDQGYADLGCFGSEENQTPVLDKLAKEGTKFTSFYAQPVCGPSRSALLTGRYPARSKGWGMPASEITFAEMLKETGYQTACVGKWDVSNRQPIIPRMPNAQGFDYYYGTLGGNGSGKIDLYENNKKERTTEDMASLTRLYTNKAIDFLEKQRDPEKPFILYLAHTMTHTVVDASPKFKEKTGDNLYRAAVEELDYETGRLLNKLNQLNLSKNTLVIYTSDNGPWNQPKYINGGAKNDHPENSIFWGDAGEFRDGKASIWEGGAHVPCVMRWPGKIAAGKTNDGLMATIDFLPTLAAVTGAKIPDERVIDGVNQLGFICGKSETARETYIYNPGSASVQTKLVQGNAIREGNWKLISPLTVGWFLEDAGTGSWELYNLKEDIGETKNLAKQYPEKVEHLKKLLQSSEAKFPKVKPRPKGKAKTKAKQKKKKGKTTP, from the coding sequence ATGAATCAATTTTTGAGAAAGTTAGTCTTATTGAGTACTTTCGTGGCGGCTTCCCTTACTGCGGCGGAAAAACCCAATATCCTGATTATTTTTACAGATGATCAGGGCTATGCCGACTTGGGCTGTTTTGGCAGTGAAGAAAACCAGACTCCGGTACTCGATAAACTCGCAAAAGAGGGGACAAAGTTCACTTCTTTTTATGCTCAGCCCGTTTGTGGACCTTCGCGTTCAGCGCTGTTGACAGGACGCTACCCCGCACGTAGCAAAGGCTGGGGCATGCCTGCTTCAGAAATCACCTTTGCCGAAATGCTGAAAGAGACCGGTTATCAGACTGCCTGCGTCGGTAAGTGGGATGTGTCGAATCGCCAGCCAATCATCCCCCGCATGCCCAATGCGCAAGGTTTTGATTATTATTATGGTACGCTCGGAGGGAACGGCAGTGGAAAAATAGATTTATATGAGAACAACAAGAAGGAGCGAACCACGGAGGATATGGCGTCTCTTACGCGCCTCTATACCAATAAAGCCATTGATTTCCTTGAGAAGCAGCGCGATCCTGAAAAGCCGTTCATCCTCTACCTCGCTCACACGATGACACACACGGTGGTCGATGCCTCACCGAAATTTAAAGAAAAAACGGGCGACAACTTATATCGCGCGGCTGTCGAAGAGTTGGACTACGAAACAGGTCGCTTGCTCAACAAGCTTAATCAGCTTAATTTAAGCAAAAACACGCTAGTGATCTACACTAGCGATAACGGACCCTGGAATCAGCCAAAATATATTAATGGTGGTGCAAAAAACGACCATCCTGAGAATTCGATTTTCTGGGGCGATGCGGGTGAGTTTCGCGATGGCAAAGCATCAATTTGGGAAGGTGGCGCGCATGTGCCTTGCGTTATGCGCTGGCCCGGAAAAATAGCCGCGGGCAAAACCAATGACGGGCTGATGGCCACCATCGATTTTTTGCCGACTTTGGCTGCAGTGACGGGTGCAAAGATTCCTGATGAGCGCGTGATCGACGGCGTCAATCAGCTTGGTTTTATCTGCGGCAAATCTGAAACTGCGCGCGAAACCTACATCTATAATCCGGGCTCTGCATCGGTTCAGACCAAGCTTGTGCAAGGCAATGCGATTCGCGAGGGTAATTGGAAACTGATTTCTCCATTGACCGTTGGCTGGTTTCTTGAGGATGCGGGAACGGGCTCCTGGGAACTCTATAATCTAAAAGAGGATATTGGCGAAACGAAGAACTTGGCTAAGCAATATCCTGAAAAAGTTGAACATCTCAAAAAGTTACTGCAGTCCAGCGAGGCAAAATTTCCAAAAGTAAAGCCAAGACCCAAAGGAAAAGCCAAGACAAAGGCTAAACAGAAAAAAAAGAAAGGCAAGACTACTCCCTGA
- a CDS encoding sulfatase-like hydrolase/transferase — protein sequence MAVDDLNDWIGVLGGYPHEKTPNIDRLANRGMLFTNAHCQSPVCGPSRESMMSSLDPSNTGIYFLGPGLKESPRTKNHLVMPSRFEDEGYQLSTAGKLYCGLR from the coding sequence ATAGCAGTTGATGACCTCAATGATTGGATAGGAGTCCTTGGTGGTTACCCCCATGAAAAAACACCAAACATTGATCGTCTAGCAAACCGGGGAATGCTTTTTACAAATGCTCATTGTCAGTCACCTGTTTGTGGCCCTTCAAGAGAGAGCATGATGTCATCTCTGGACCCAAGTAACACAGGTATTTATTTTTTAGGCCCGGGTTTGAAAGAATCGCCAAGGACGAAAAATCATCTAGTCATGCCCAGTCGCTTTGAAGACGAAGGCTATCAGCTAAGTACTGCAGGTAAGCTATATTGCGGACTTCGCTAA
- a CDS encoding sulfatase family protein, whose product MKSFTSFMLLGIVALAQWPLSSLAAEQGEAQPNIIIIFTDDQGYADLSCFGGTHVSTPRIDQMAAEGAKLTSFYVAAPVCTPSRAALMTGTYPKRIDMARGSNFVVLLAGDKKGLNPKEITIAEVLKAVGYKTGMFGKWHLGDQPEFLPTRQGFDEFFGLPYSHDIHPYHPQQSHFKFPSLPLLDGEEVIEMDPDADYLTKRFTERAVQFIEKNKDQPFFLYMPHPIPHTPLHASPAYMKDLPEEIKAKLSKENNYIDYKTRTQLLSRAIGEVDWSVGQILDALKKNGIDDNTIVIFSSDNGPAIGKATPLRGRKNQTLEGGMRVPTVIHWPGKIPAGIANDEIMTTMDLLPTFAKLAGAEIPSDRVIDGKDIWAVIRGEEKSPHQAFFYHKGNTLEAVRSGKWKMHLKKQGKAKKTKTLLYDLEQDIGESKDVSKAHPEVVERLAGYITDFEKELNLNKRPAAFVDKPKPLQKSN is encoded by the coding sequence ATGAAGAGTTTTACATCTTTTATGCTATTGGGCATTGTAGCTTTAGCTCAATGGCCACTTTCAAGTTTAGCCGCGGAGCAGGGCGAGGCTCAACCAAATATTATTATCATCTTTACCGATGATCAAGGCTATGCTGACCTTAGTTGCTTCGGCGGCACACATGTCAGCACGCCCCGAATTGACCAGATGGCAGCCGAAGGCGCAAAATTGACCAGCTTTTATGTGGCAGCACCGGTTTGCACTCCCTCGCGTGCGGCCTTGATGACAGGGACTTACCCCAAGCGCATTGATATGGCTAGGGGTTCCAATTTTGTCGTTCTGTTGGCGGGAGACAAAAAAGGTTTGAACCCTAAAGAAATCACCATTGCAGAAGTCCTCAAGGCGGTAGGATACAAAACCGGCATGTTCGGCAAGTGGCACCTTGGCGACCAGCCGGAGTTTTTACCCACGAGGCAGGGCTTTGACGAATTTTTTGGACTTCCCTATAGTCACGACATTCATCCGTACCACCCGCAACAAAGCCACTTCAAGTTTCCTTCTTTACCCTTACTCGATGGAGAAGAAGTAATAGAGATGGACCCCGATGCAGATTATTTAACCAAGCGTTTCACTGAACGTGCCGTGCAGTTTATCGAAAAGAATAAGGATCAACCATTTTTTCTCTACATGCCACACCCAATTCCGCATACACCACTGCATGCTTCCCCCGCTTACATGAAGGACTTGCCGGAGGAAATTAAAGCAAAATTGAGTAAGGAAAATAATTACATTGATTATAAGACTCGTACTCAGCTTCTATCTCGAGCCATCGGCGAAGTAGACTGGTCTGTGGGGCAGATTCTTGATGCTCTTAAAAAGAATGGCATTGACGATAATACGATAGTTATTTTTAGCTCGGATAATGGTCCGGCAATAGGTAAGGCTACTCCTTTGAGGGGAAGAAAAAATCAAACTTTAGAAGGAGGAATGCGCGTTCCCACCGTCATTCATTGGCCGGGTAAGATTCCTGCCGGTATTGCTAACGATGAAATCATGACCACGATGGATCTTTTGCCAACTTTTGCGAAATTAGCAGGTGCAGAAATCCCCTCCGACCGCGTTATTGACGGCAAGGATATTTGGGCGGTGATAAGAGGTGAAGAGAAATCACCGCATCAGGCATTCTTCTATCATAAAGGGAATACCCTTGAAGCGGTGCGCTCCGGTAAGTGGAAGATGCACCTTAAAAAGCAGGGTAAAGCGAAGAAAACAAAAACACTTCTTTATGATCTGGAACAAGATATTGGTGAAAGCAAAGATGTATCGAAAGCTCACCCTGAAGTCGTCGAGCGCTTAGCTGGCTATATAACAGATTTTGAGAAGGAGTTAAATCTGAATAAAAGACCGGCTGCTTTTGTCGATAAGCCCAAGCCACTGCAAAAAAGTAATTGA
- a CDS encoding sulfatase family protein: protein MNRFLRRFLLLSVLVSAPLTAAEKPNILIIFTDDQGYADLGCFGSEENQTPVLDKLAKEGTKFTSFYAQPVCGPSRSALLTGRYPARSKGWGMPASEITFAEMLKGAGYQTACVGKWDVSNRRAIIERMPNAQGFDYYFGGLGANDSGKMKLHENNELIGETEDMAGITRLYTDKAIDFLKNKRDSEKPFLLYLSHTMMHTIIDASPQFKDKVGDNLYRAVVEEFDYETGRLLSTLDQLGVKDNTLIIYTTDNGPWNQPKYYENKKGHPENSIFWGDAGPFRDGKASIYEGGIRVPCIMRWPGKIAAGKTDDGLMATIDLLPTFAALTGAKVPDDRLIDGVNQLDFICGKSDTAREFYIYNPGSASVQKDILLGNAIREGDWKVISPLKVGRFLEDGGTGEWELYNLKEDRGETKNLAKQYPEKLDRLKRKLESEDAIYSIVQPRKKSKKKKPKKAKPTP from the coding sequence ATGAATAGATTTTTAAGAAGGTTTTTATTACTGAGTGTTCTCGTCTCGGCACCCCTTACTGCGGCGGAAAAACCCAATATCCTCATCATATTTACCGACGACCAAGGCTATGCCGACCTGGGCTGTTTTGGCAGTGAAGAAAATCAGACACCGGTACTCGATAAACTCGCAAAAGAGGGGACAAAGTTCACTTCTTTTTATGCTCAGCCCGTTTGTGGACCTTCGCGTTCAGCGCTATTGACGGGACGTTACCCGGCACGCAGTAAAGGCTGGGGCATGCCTGCTTCTGAAATCACTTTTGCTGAAATGCTGAAAGGGGCCGGTTATCAAACGGCTTGCGTCGGTAAGTGGGACGTTTCTAATCGCAGAGCTATTATCGAACGAATGCCCAATGCTCAGGGTTTTGATTACTATTTTGGTGGTCTCGGTGCCAATGATAGTGGAAAAATGAAACTACATGAAAATAACGAACTCATTGGTGAAACAGAAGACATGGCGGGGATCACGCGGCTCTATACTGACAAAGCCATTGATTTTCTCAAGAATAAGCGCGATTCAGAAAAGCCTTTTTTGCTCTACCTCTCTCATACCATGATGCACACGATTATCGATGCCTCACCGCAATTTAAGGATAAAGTGGGGGATAATCTCTACCGTGCGGTTGTGGAAGAATTTGATTACGAGACTGGGCGTCTACTCTCTACACTTGATCAGCTTGGTGTGAAAGACAACACTCTCATTATTTATACGACTGATAATGGTCCATGGAATCAGCCAAAGTATTATGAAAATAAAAAGGGGCATCCGGAGAATTCCATTTTTTGGGGTGACGCCGGCCCCTTTCGCGATGGCAAAGCATCTATTTACGAAGGTGGCATTCGCGTTCCCTGCATCATGCGTTGGCCGGGAAAAATTGCGGCTGGAAAAACGGATGATGGGCTCATGGCCACCATCGATTTACTGCCGACTTTTGCGGCCTTGACGGGGGCAAAGGTTCCTGACGATCGCCTGATTGATGGTGTTAATCAACTGGATTTTATCTGCGGCAAAAGCGACACCGCGCGTGAATTCTATATCTACAACCCGGGTTCGGCATCTGTTCAAAAAGATATCCTTTTGGGCAATGCGATTCGCGAAGGGGATTGGAAAGTGATTTCACCTTTGAAAGTAGGGCGATTTCTAGAGGATGGCGGCACGGGTGAATGGGAACTCTATAACCTTAAAGAGGATAGGGGAGAAACCAAGAATTTAGCTAAGCAATATCCCGAAAAACTCGATCGTCTTAAACGGAAACTTGAGTCTGAGGATGCGATTTATTCAATAGTACAACCAAGAAAAAAGTCTAAGAAAAAGAAACCAAAGAAAGCCAAGCCTACTCCCTAA
- a CDS encoding HEAT repeat domain-containing protein: MKAKLLIGLTTLSIVTGCTSSLEKRISKLEQATIKEHDDPKIEKLLSQLTAASYYSSYKPTKNDILTALGLLKEKSSVPQIIALAKVSDNRHFRSQAYKVLGWIQDERSIDYLKHSMKNDSYIHARRSAAYALEQITGEKYLTEENGFEDESTILKKYLEMRKKDQSEK, encoded by the coding sequence ATGAAAGCAAAATTATTAATAGGTTTAACGACCTTATCAATTGTGACAGGATGTACATCATCTTTAGAAAAGAGAATATCTAAACTTGAACAAGCTACTATAAAAGAGCATGATGACCCAAAAATAGAAAAATTATTATCTCAATTAACTGCAGCTTCTTATTACTCTAGTTATAAACCCACTAAAAACGATATTTTAACAGCCTTAGGCTTATTAAAAGAAAAAAGTTCAGTCCCACAAATTATTGCTTTAGCAAAAGTATCCGATAATCGACACTTTAGATCCCAAGCATATAAAGTTTTAGGGTGGATTCAGGATGAACGCTCTATTGATTATTTAAAACATTCAATGAAAAACGATTCATATATACATGCTAGACGTAGTGCTGCTTATGCATTAGAGCAGATTACAGGTGAAAAATATTTAACAGAGGAAAATGGCTTTGAAGACGAATCGACAATATTAAAAAAGTATCTAGAAATGAGAAAAAAAGATCAATCGGAAAAATAA